The proteins below are encoded in one region of Triticum aestivum cultivar Chinese Spring chromosome 1B, IWGSC CS RefSeq v2.1, whole genome shotgun sequence:
- the LOC123111096 gene encoding uncharacterized protein, with the protein MASASRLLPPFPPPAAPTSRHTTLRAVPRSCSLAIPSLRCRASAPAAVDAGAPLLLEDRAGAVSIREFVTLDELHAAVRLRVRTFYEYARGTVGAEDHRKGLAEREYEALQNRISGNMINFRRVSCINGTVPMLPSLMSAEELCSTCKFVEDGEERIVVGSLDLNQCLWLPDELTGKRPGVTESSHTRAYLSNVCVAKELQRCGLGYALVDKSKKLARQWGITDLYVHVAINNEAAQKLYIKSGFVYESEEPAQQARHLGRPRRLLLWLDMKNETL; encoded by the exons ATGGCGTCGGCGTCGCGGCTGCTGCCGCCCTTTCCCCCTCCAGCTGCCCCAACATCTCGCCACACAACCCTCCGCGCCGTCCCTCGCAGCTGCAGCCTCGCCATCCCGAGCCTCCGGTGCCGCGCCTCCGCTCCAGCGGCCGTTGATGCTGGCGCGCCGCTGCTGCTCGAGGACCGCGCCGGCGCGGTGTCCATCCGAGAGTTTGTCACGCTCGATGAGCTCCACGCCGCCGTGCGCCTCCGCGTTCGCACCTTCTACGAGTACGCCCGCGGCACTGTCGGCGCCGAG GATCACAGGAAAGGTCTGGCAGAGAGGGAATATGAGGCATTACAAAATCGGATTTCTGGGAATATGATTAATTTTCGGAGAGTCTCTTGTATAAATGGGACAGTGCCAATGTTGCCATCGTTGATGTCCGCAGAGGAGCTTTGTTCAACATGCAAG TTTGTTGAAGATGGGGAAGAGAGAATAGTAGTTGGTAGTTTAGACCTGAATCAGTGCCTCTGGCTACCAGATGAACTGACTGGAAAGAGGCCAGGG GTAACTGAATCAAGTCATACACGGGCATATCTAAGCAATGTATGTGTTGCCAAGGAGCTCCAAAGATGCGGACTGGGCTATGCATTGGTTGACAAGTCTAAGAAGCTTGCTCGTCAATGGG GCATAACGGATTTGTATGTCCATGTTGCCATCAACAACGAGGCGGCACAAAAGCTGTACATCAAGAGTGGATTTGTGTACGAAAGTGAGGAGCCTGCCCAGCAGGCTAGGCATCTTGGGCGCCCTCGAAGGCTTCTTCTTTGGCTTGATATGAAGAACGAAACCTTGTGA